ttagtacaaacccttctaattttcggcccattctataatatggattccatattatttttgtcaattgtctatatgttacatgtcacatgtcacatatatttgttatgtatttttaacatattaaaaatcaacgtattaataaaaatacgtcacatacaaaaattgacttagtaatttcatatttacttgtgccaaaattttaccaatttataaatcacaactgattgtatttataacaattcattcaatttaattgttacattaaacaattatttcatccgagtaatgatacaattcaattactcagaccgtatcttatttaatcacatttcaacatgatacgtaaattttacttccaaaatcgtccgtcaattttcaagtaatttaattaactcgcaacattatacgattaattaaataatcaattaagagtgttgccctttaggtatgacctaggggtcaatcgatcaccaccgtcacacgacaagtaatgtcaaactctagtcaccaatcattaccgatatatgttgaccggttgtgagtaacaaaattacttcccaattgtattcattttaatgagacttaaacatgtgatcatcatgatcaacagtcgtgatcgcattattgtcggaggacacatattccaacatctgggtcatttcatgctgtgcttagatcggaaggagttcgagttgaaggaaatattcagcctttatcaggtactcgatatttctcagtgccactcgaggagtcagaatcgaaatgcatggccatgctcggatacggattcgttttatcggttaagttactctctagtcggggaaaccactcttgatccagatcgattgtaaaatacgacctttgtggatccagatctgcaaattgttttacattgagtgggagaaattttaaatgaatatgagaatcggttatcgcacatacacttgtacggacaagtgggagtttgttggagctgtgtcctccagttagtgtggataacgtcattgcacatacacttgtacggacaagtgggagcttgttggggctggtgtccttaacagttagtgcaaggacttataaatctctaaaaggatcaaagggtatacttttgtatcataatcagttggtccacgtttatcaataacggttggcttgctagataagtttgacgttattgtcatacggatggcggtgatcaactggtccctaaaagtcacacctataggatacgtttgagagatgtgacggtatgaaaatacggtcatgtagatgccaaatttgactaaccgattagtccgagttatttgaccaataattagtcaaaatgtgatgttgagatattttatttaatacggattaaataataacggctaaggcgaattaagcgattaattcgtaaattaaatataaacgatttatatttgattaatgtatattgaatataattatacaatattgtctttgtcggacatgtattaataattcaactaatccgtgttattagttgatgctttaataaccgataaccgatgacagtttataattagaccgtgtcatatacatttagtaaatTGCATGTCGGACCgcgagttaaaataaagaggaaatggaaaagcccatttccctctccttcactcggtttggccgaatggcaTAGACAAAAGAGAGGCTCATTCTCTTGTTAACCAAATGCTAATTCATTTGCAAaagaactagggttttggagatgatcttctctctgaaacctagatctctcatctaagaaaaaactcacaaaattaatcctctcaatattgcaaggcaattagaggattcattctagcacaagggcatttctcggacaatcttgggtgcaacaattaggaggagatctactttgatctctcattgccgaattgcactaggaccagaggttattgcttaatctttatcgtttccttgttattttcgttttatgactataaatcgcgtgttaaatttgcgttataatcctataaagaaagggttttatacggatattaccctttactgaggatttactcttgtagtttggatgAATTATGGATTTCATGTAAAAGGGTTACACgataacattcctatgcttataagatgttatgggcctagttaaggaatgattagcatgtaaaagtgttatgttcataaagaataatatgtataaggagttatacatatatgtataagaagtcatacataaaagatgtcatatgaaggatgtgtatgtataagtgctatacgtacaaatcatgaacgaaagctaagtacattacaacatccgatgttttAAAAGAGACAGTTGATATCCGGAGTTTAATGGAACTAAAGTAGTtttgttagccgaatatcgtctcctgAGAGACTCTGAAAACAGTGgaagtgtttgactggctttagaaccagagtctgaaaacttgtttagacatgtactcagaaaggttctatgtgatgaaaagattacatagaacaaaggaaaatagcaatggaaattagagtgatgcaactgttgctaatcctctaaccaaagccgttggaataaggtagacatgatggttatgtcatctcaatgtgattgagtattataccttaattgctgaagatcgttatgtaagtATTGGTTAGAGTATTAATATTTACTTAAGttatgatcgcattcattgtttgagtctctttaggaactcaattattcagtttgactgaaaacattgaataccttgtttatccgaattggttgtggagacaatgttgaaccccaattcaagtgaataggatgaacattgtattagcccctagtcacttaatgaggtgacgtctcgaagtgactagattgtaagacgattgatggtaggttcaaCACCATAAAgtcataaggatgactagtcgtttacattggcagactgtgggacactttgccgggtagtgacatttatagagtcccttagatctattacagacgcttggtcgtggcagggacttctatgatattcctatgagtcgattctttaaactggatactattatctgagcaagtgcagtttccgagtggctttggtttttgtcctaggtcatgccgtgaaaggaggccaaagggcatctactgagtcatggtgatctgtattgtgcaaaaggatagatagggcagacaagaattgtccacccgcgttgggtttaaacatctctaggccactcgaggagttgtgactgggaaatgcgtggccacgctaggAAGTAATCTATGGAAGATTTTTCCGGTCTtgcagtcacactcccgatcgagaaaatcactcacgatatgttcatgtggaagtgcgacctgaaagacaccttgcattgagtgggagattgttgttaaaatggacaagagaatcggtaacacacccttgtaTAGTACAAGCAGTACATTGTTGGGATAAGGTGTTATCCATaattgtgtgttataatcatctcacaacttgtctcggacaagtgggagattgttggagtatttgtcctcaacaatagtgcatgataatattattaaatctcattaaggaatatgcatgggatattcattggcaatactagtcagctgatcaacgtatatcggtaacagttggccaactagggtttgacgttactgtcatgagacggcggtgttcagctgatccctttcggtcacacctaaagaacgagccccaacacgaaagctaattaattgtatgacatacagtttaaattagtcccttgataaattgactaagagttagtagATTatattaatttagagagatatcgagttgtgaactcgaggcgcggaaattattagttaattatgcgataattaaataataaattatttgagacgggaattaatcattaagtagttaattgttaaatttgtacttattgactaatgtgattagtattggtacgtaaaatatatgtgtagcttacacgtatatttacggagtgttttagacgatattaattgggaagcatttaaacataaatcgatgtttaaataaaatttacacgtatttgtgcgacaaatatagaaccaaaatggacccataAATAGGTCACTTTGGACCGTGTAAGTGCATGTGgtaatgtgtgtgtgtgtgtgtgtgtgtgtgtgtgtgtgtgtgtgtgtgtgtgtgtgtgtgtgtgtgtgtgtgtgtgtgtgtgtgtgtgtgtgtgtgtgtgtgtgtgttgcttTAAACACCATCATTTTTCTTACACATTTGTTCTTCGCAATTTACTTTTATTCTTTTCAAGACCAACATTCATTGGGTGataaaaaggaaaggaaaaacaCTCCCCATTACTCCCTCCTCCAACCGTCCTCCCTTATAGAACACAACATCAGTGTTGTTCATTTTTCTACTACTTGTTTTGCATTGGAAAAAtagttcttctctctaaaataaaaagaaaattatTAAGAGTTAATAATTCAAAAACAaatattactaagagtgttagtaatagatTTGTATATTTTTCAAGGGTAATCTTacaaaatatctagttaatattagtaagattTTGGGGTAAGTTCTTAGGTTCTTAAGAGAGGAGGTGTTCTATcttggacacttgaagatggagaatcttgccatttattttaagcttaAGAACAACAAGATAGAAGATCTTGTTGTGGCCAAATACTATCATTTCACAATGTAAGGAGAAATTgtttttcctcatcttttatattTAAAAGGCTTAAATATTACATGCATATTACATAGCTCcaataatttttaaaataaagattttgataacctaattagagaggTCTAATTTGGGGTTATGGTTTTTCAATTACAGCAATAATCCATCTTTCAACAAttcaccaattaccaatatagtatagttgagtagttaacctacccTTTTGCAAATTTTCACAAGCAAAAAAAAtaaatcaaaaagcttcttccacaaatccaccacctaaacaatcaattaaattatgtataattattaactaatcttattaatgaatttaagatgtaaactacccaAAAGAATCCCGCAAAAACCGTCACAAAACATGCCCTACATCACGGCTGACCCGACGGTGGCCAACCCGCCAGTCAAAAGTCCCCACGGCCACGGTCTCGGTGGTAAACGGCCACGGTCTCGGTGGTCAACGGCCACGGTCAAGATACGGGTCAAGGTTGAAACGTAAATAATTGATATGAGGCGATTAGATAACTTACCACAATTAATTAGCGAAagatgaaaactccgtcttaaagttgtctcacaaaagctctcctcaCAATTGTATTGAATTTTTGTAGAAGAATAAATATGATGGTAAGGCATAGGGTAGGTATTTATATTAGTTGGTTGATGTAGTTGGAAAGTACTAGGAAAGTGCTTTtaatattaaaataatcaaaataTCTTAGAACATAGATAACACCCAAACCACGTACCACCTTCCCTCAAACACCTCCAACCCGTCACCCACACGGTCCAAACCATGTTACCTCACGGTCCAACCCGGTCCGTCTTATTTGTTTtacgttgtttttcttttatttttacgacaataatttatttattatttattcacttatagatattaattatttattaaatattaaaatatggagtattacagtcttccctccttaataagaacttcgtcccgaagttcaccacacCATACTACCCGAACCAAGCAACTACACACTAAACGATACACAAGCTTATCTATACTATTATCATAAATGACCAAAATCAATGCGGTGTGATATTCTACCCCCGAAAGaaaaaggttacgtcctcgtaaccaacaTACCTTATGCAAACAAATGAGGATACTTCTCCTTCATCTCAGCTTCAACTTCCCAAGTAGCTTCAtctacattatgattagaccataaaactTTCACCAAAGAAATCTCACTTTTTCTAGTCCTTCTCACTTTTTTGTCCAAAATCTCTTTTGCCACTTCCACATAAGATAAATTCTCATCCATCTTAATTGTCTCAGCTGCTAACACATGAGTAGGttcactcacatatttcctcagctgtgaaacatgaaaaataTTATGAACTCTTGCCAAGGCTGGTGGTAGTGCAAGACGATATGCCACTTCACCAACTCTATCTAAAATCTCATAAGGCCAAAtgtacttctgactcagcttccctCTCTTGCCAAAACGCATCACTCTCTTCATTGGTGACACTTTCAACAAAACTTTGTCTCCTACTGCAAACTCAATTTCACTTCTCttcaaatctgcataactcttctggcgATCTTGTGCATCTCTCATTTTTTGTCTAATTACATGTACTTGCTCAACCATCTGTTGGATCAACTTCGGCCCCAGTGTCCGGCATCAATGACAtcgtcccaacaaactggactcctacacttccttccATACAATGCTTCAAAAGGTGCGATACTAATACTACCATGATAAgtgttattataagaaaactctatcaagtctaaCCTCTCTTCCCATGAATCTCCAAACTCTAAAACACAAGCTCTTAACATATCCTCTAAATTCTTAATAGTCCTCTtagtctgtccatctgtagctGGATGAAATGCAGTGCTCATTTTCAAACTCGTACCCATacactcctgcaactcttgccagaaCTTAGAAATAAACCTTGAATCACGATCAAAAATAATATCCTTGGGAATCCTATGTAAGTTCATGATATTCTTAACATATGCTTTAGATAACTCAGCCTTACTCCAAGTGTCTTTCATAATAAAAGTGCGATGTCTTGGTTAAACGATCTACtttcacccaaatcatattattcCTCTTCTGAGTGCGAGGCAAACCaataataaaatccatagaaatgctcTCCCACTTCCATTCAGGCACACCTAAAGACTGTACTTTCCCCTGTGGTCTCGTATTCTCACCTTTCACCCTCTGGCAAACTAAACATCTCGAAACAAACTCAGCAacctccttcttcatcccagaccaccaaaacgtcttcttcaaatccttatataaCTTATCTCCTTCGGGATGGACAGAATATAGTGTAGAATGTGCTTCTGTCAAAATATTTATTTTCAATTCCTCATCTtcaggtacacaccatctcccatcgaatCTTAAATTACCATCTATCCCCATGACAAACCGTGACGGCATACCTTCCTCCACGGTCGTGCACCACTTCTCCACCTTCGGGTCTCCTTTCTATTTCTCTCTGATCTCAGCATACAACTCTAGCTCTACAGTCAAATCCCCAACTGAATCCCCTTTCCTTATCacacaaattcccatttcccttaATTCATCTTGCAACTTAACCCGCGATATAGCTAAACATAAGGCATGAACTGACTTTCTAATTAAAGCATCTGCTACTACATTAGCCTTCCCCTCATGGTAAactatctccatatcataatctccaatcaactctatccacctcctttgtctcatatTAAGCTCTTTCTGAGTATAAATATACTTAAGGCTCTTATGATCACAAAATACCTTGAAAGTAGCTCCATAAAAATAATGCCTCCACAACTTAAGATGAAACACGACCGCCCCTAGCTCCAGATCGTGTGTTGGATAATTCTCCACATACGGTTTCAACTGTGTCAaagcataagctatcactttCCCTCGTTGCATTAGAACACACCcctccattctttgaagcatccgtatacacctcaaaatcCTCACTTCCTTCAGGAAAAgctaagataggagttgtggtcaagcgCTCCTTCAAAGTTAGAAAcgctgtctcacaactctcatcccacttaaacctgttctccttccttATCAAGGCTGTCAAAGGCTTGGCtatcttagagaaatctttcacaaatcttttGTATTAGCCAGCCAACCCCAGAAAACTTCTTACATCTGCCACATTTTTCGGTTTCTCCCAACTAGACACTACCTCAATCTTACCTGATCAACTGACACTCTCTCCTTTGACACCACATGACCCAGAAATGCTACCttatccaaccaaaactcacatttactcaacttagcatacaaatcattctctctcaaagtctgtaacacaatcctcaaatgTTTCTCATGCTCCTCTTTATCCTTAGAGTACACCAATAAATCGTCAATAAAGACAACGACAAACTGATCAAGGTAAGGACTAAAcactctattcatcaaatccataaatattGTAGGTGCGTTAGTCAAACAAAAAGGCATAACTATAAAATCGTAGTGTCCATATCTCATCCTAAAGGCAGTATTGGGTACATCCTCTTCCTTCACTCTCAAttgatggtaacctgacctcaaGTTAATCTTTGAGAAAACTCCATCTCCACTAAACTGATCAAATAAATCATCAATTCGAGGCAAAGGGTATCTATTCTTAATCGTCACATTATTcaactccctgtaatctatacacaatcTCATGCTCTCATCCTTCTTCTTAACAAATAAAACTGGTGCGCCCCAAAGTGACACACTTGGCCTCACATAACCCTTATCTAGTGATATaactcataattgcgcacatttagtcccctaatcgaacctattttgtatactattataacattccatagccattttacccgtcaaatgctttctattttgctttcctagtgcatttcgtatgtcttgtaggaaggaagataattaggcggaattcccatctcccgtgcatatttagaaactttttgacgatattggatggactagtatgaagaggaggcaagaatgatgaccaaggatgtaggaataaaaagtatatagaagcatcataggcttaaaagcaaaaagaaagggaacagcagctcaacccgcgcgggtcaagcacAACTGGAGCGGGacacagctcaacccgctcgggataAATTCAACCCGCTTgggttgaggctcaggatgctcatatttcgctcgggatgAGCGGATTGTTGGACAGGAactttttccttgctacgtgatccgcgcatattcttcataggtataatctcttttactcttgtttaattattgctaatcacatcatttattcatcatgtttggctttgttagtatgattgacaaccttattaacatgttaaacttgatcatgagtgagtagtcatttagctaggattaatggggaattagggaaacaaacatggggaatgattcatgcttaatctaatatgttttcataatttatttgcttgcttgttgtgatttcaacttatgcacatgttatgtttgatgaaatgcgatcctatgaatccttgcattttttacccatcacttatctttttaatgagacttgtaagacataaaccaactcgagtctcattagaccatgcatatagttgaataggaaggactaagtcgacttgtaggtgttgtacaatataatcgattcggctccgggacccaaaccttcttagggattgtaagatatacactaactcgatccaatcacaacaataagtgcttgcatctagtagagaacatgtttgtatgattaactcccatgaatcccttatgaactcatggtatcctagcatttttagtcatttgtttacatccttcctttaattacttgttttactttccattgcttctattagattagaatcttcaacccattacaattgtgacaaccccaagcacaactataattagattgaataatttgagtacccctcgtcccatggatcgacctcgacttaaccattaactagttgtttgttgagaaatataaatgtgtttgattgagagctccAACGACAAtctccatcaaaatggcgccgttgtttgggacggtgttgtgtatttgaattgttcttttgtctagttttagttctgcttcttcttgaggaatcttggttccttgggaattttatttcctgtacttgttctatttcatatgTTTACCATGTCTatattcactttttggcaatatgaagatgagtcatttgataaatatgttgcaagatttgaagattatatgactcatgcttggcataatggttttactctttcaaattatgaagcatgttgtgttgtttataatggcatgaacttTGAAACCCACAACTTGGCATTTCatttgagtggtggtaggatatgtgagatgagttatgaggaattttgggaattttttgagttcatgaccatccattgtcttaagcaaattgtacatgacatctttgagagtgccaaggaaggtatggaagcgataaaaaccacatttcaaaatttcattgaggaaaactatgatgaaaataagatttgtgaggatgagaaaccttcctataaacCTTGAGCCAATGCTTGAATGCCATCACCTTACTCTTGATTgtgatagatgaagagagtgatgattAGGAGGAATACATTCTTGATTATGAAACTAATGCTTGAATGCCGTCACCTTACTCTTCTTGTGTACCAATGAACCCAACTttcatggaatttgatgttaatgggcaaagtgagagtgataTGGATATGAGCTTGaatgaaaactcaccctttgaggatgacatattagagggagacaattgtgttgaacttggcaaaccttgttacgacaacccctttgataatggaccttgttgggatgaggaatatgatgaggacatttgggaacctcaAATAGACACCTGgaaatcaccttagatgataatgagagCACTTGCCAATGTGGTGATTtagactatttggaggatgagttgagagaattgccaaccaactacccatttcatgttcttACCATCCATCACATCTCCTATCATTTTTATCGTAATGTTCTTCACATGCTTGTTCagtcttttacttgggcattatttcattgcataatcttgtgttgttatccatgcctatttatatctcactcctaagaatttgaccgacttctacgttctttgagtgctagtgataattttctatgaaattgtttattgataatctttggtttgatggagttcctcaataaccattaatttgtatatatgcatttagtgtaattttgcattcattcatttaataaattgcaagAGAGATGAAgaggagggatctcatattttaattgggCTTTTTTaaggaaattaatgaaattgagaagatgcaaaatgtaaagaaatgaagaaaatggagaatttgggcttATGATCAACTTTGTTATCattaaaaaggtgttgggtcAAAATTTCTCGAAATATGCTCATCCCGAGTCCAATCCGCGCGGGTTGAAGGACAAGAAAAAGCAAAAAAGGTTCCTGCCCAAGAATCTGCACAGATTCTGAAGAAAACGCTCGTCTCAGctctcaacccgagcgggtccaTCTCAACCCGAGCGAGTTCACTGTCAACCCAAGTGGGTCATCCTTATCCCGAGCGGGTTCAACTCCAGATTTCAGAATTTGCCCAGTATCACGGGCAGATTAATTCTAACCCACCCGTGTCCAGCTACTAGCCCGTGTAATGCCTTTGTTTCAGCCATAACTTTTACTCTACACTCAAATCTaacctaccatcttcatcttctaccttcaaGCTCAACCCCAACTCACAAAACTCACTCAAATAACcatcaaatccaaccaaatcaccatcaaattactctaaaaatcattctaatTCATTTCTACATAATAAAAACTAACTTTCCAACCTTCTACTTGCTCAAAATCGCCCATTTTCCTCATTTCAAAAATTGGAGCTTCAAAAATCCGTGAGCTACAAGTTGTAtttcgggtttgatttttgcTTTCTAGCTTCACTCCAATACTTCTAGTTTTCTAGTAAGGCATTTTTAAGGTTGTTTGGCTCTTATTTATAGAGATTTGAAGCATTCTTGAGTAGTGATACTTGGTGGATTTCAAGACTACAATAATGAGTTTTTGGGGCAAGAGTAAGACTACTACTACTAAGGGCTCAAAGAGGAGAAAAGGAAGTAATTCTAATGCTCCACCGGAGTtccaaatgcaagaagaggagctagtaccggaggtagagcaacttgatgatttcccggaggtagtattcatcaaaaatgagcataggagGCGATTTTTGAAACTACTTGGTAAGGAATTCGAGCCTACTCGTTTTATTTGTCGTCAACTtttggataaacttggtattgaaTAACAAACCGAGTCTTTGTTTAGAGGAATGGGTCTTGAGACTTTatttaatatgcatgaggaaacatatcttagactcaccttggaattcttgtgtagtctcaaagtttttgaaggagaaagatatggggtgtctttggaatttaggttgtgtaatgagacccaccaaatacatttgggtacctttggtggaatttttgGACTTGTGATACCCGAGACCGACCTTGAGAAACCCGTGGGGTTAATGGAATCACACTTGTGGAGAGCGATCACCGGGTTGGAACTAAATGGTTTTAAAAGGTGTCATGCCTTTTACATTCATCATCCAgttattagagtgtggcataaatTCATAGCGGGCACTATTCATGGTAGGAGTGACACGGGATATGtgagtcaacttgacatgacttttcttgagtcatatttgaatgtccaagATTTGCCAACGTACAACTTTAATCCCGCTCTTGAATTACTTGTCCGATTTCGAAATATATCAAGGGGTGCGACAAAATCAAAGGGAATTGTTATGGGTGGTCTTTTGACTAGGATGGCCAATGTTTTATGTCCGGGGTTTAATAATGATGGGAGGTATGTGGCTCTATCCGGAGATACTTTGCTTGATGAGAAGGCTATAtttaggcatcacaaatggtgcaagtataatgatttgggaggcattgattggtacaccaagggaagcactacattcactcttccttgttgggaccttcctCCTACCACACCTAGGTCGAGCTACCTTGCACCTATGCCGAGCCAACTTCTCCCCATTGAGAGGATTGCGGCTCCACCCCCTAGGAGACGTGAGGAGATACCTTCTACTCCTTCTCATGCACCATCACCGTCCCAAGGTCCAAGCCTTGGATTTCCACCATTCCTTCATGGTGTTCGGCCCTCTTATGCGGAGATACCTCCATTCCCCCATGTCTACCGACCCTATGcatctcctccttctcctcccaGCACCTCGCCATCAGCCATGGATATATTGATGGGTATGATGAGCAACATGGATTTTAGGATCCACcgagggcaagaagacaactatttggccctttatcctcaatactaccatatggcacaacaagggtttattgatcctaatgGTCCTAGGCCTTCGTGGGTGTAACCTcaccttgtgttcccaaaccaaggcatga
The Silene latifolia isolate original U9 population chromosome 11, ASM4854445v1, whole genome shotgun sequence genome window above contains:
- the LOC141614049 gene encoding uncharacterized protein LOC141614049; the protein is MRDAQDRQKSYADLKRSEIEFAVGDKVLLKVSPMKRVMRFGKRGKLSQKYIWPYEILDRVGEVAYRLALPPALARVHNIFHVSQLRKYVSEPTHVLAAETIKMDENLSYVEVAKEILDKKVRRTRKSEISLVKVLWSNHNVDEATWEVEAEMKEKYPHLFA